The DNA sequence CTGCGAGAGGTTCCAGGTAGACACGCCACCGTACAAGGCGGAACTGTATAGGTTCAGCGACTGAAATGCGGAAAGATTTCCATTCCCCACTTTACCCCAGCTGGCGCGTACACGCAAATCGCCTAAGGCGTTGGATAGGCCTTCGCTGTAAAATGCCTCCTCGAAGATAGACCATCCGGCAGAAACACCTCCAAAGTCGCCATACTTATTATTTGCTCCTAATGCGGAGTTACCATCACGTCGGAAATTAGCTGTCAGAAAATAGCGGCGATCATAATTATAGGATCCGCGAAAGAAGGTCGAACGGAAGAACTGCTCGTTCAGCGTACCCCCCGCTGCAGAAATGGTCGCCCAGCTTCCTTGAAAGTTCTCGAAAAATGGGTCGGCAGCGTTGTTCTGCGAAGCACTCCAGATATCGTTATCATATTGCTGTATATCATAGCCCAACAAGAGGCCGATATCGTGTTTCTCGCCAAAGGTGCGGTCGTAATTCAGGGTATTGATAAAGTTCCAGTTGTTGCGCAGGGCACTCAGGTTGGTGACTGCACCACCGTTGGAAAAGCCTGACGATCCCAAGTTCGGACTGAGATAAGTCTTGGTCGTCGTCAGGTTTCTATCGACTGCATACGTACTGGTAAATTTTAGACCTGGAGCGAGTTGCAACTGCGCATGGATATTACCTAGAATGTGATCGTTCCCTGTCGTGTAACTGCTATAGTCAAATAAGGCGGCCGGATTATACAAGGTATTCGTAAATCGGTTGGCTCCAGGCCCTAGCAATCCCGTACCGCTCAGGTTATAAGACCCATCTGGGTTGTAGGCGGCCACGTTTGGTGGAAGCGCCGTAGCCAACCTCGCGCCACCGATCAAAAATAGCTGGCTACCCGGTAATGATCCGGAGTTCTGTGCATCGTTAAAGGTCTTGTTATAATTCAAGTTACTCCCTACGCTAAACCAGTCATTTACCTTATGCTCAATATTGAAACGTATTCCCTGACGTTCGAATTTATTGCGGGCGAAAAATCCTTCCTGATCTGAAAAGTTTGCCGACATGTAGTATTGGGTTTTTTCATTTGCTCCGCTGATGGCTAAGCTATGATTATGGCTGTAACCGGTCTGATAAACGTGATCATACCAGTTCGTTTCGACCAGATTCCCCGCTTCATCATATTGCGGAAAGAAAAGCGCATCGGCTACGGCCGGGTTATCTTGGTTGCCAGAGAGAATTTTGCTGTTTCGTACGGCTTCGTTTTTTATATCGATATATTGTTGGGCATTAAGCAGTTTAGGTAAGCGTGCGGCGCGCACCGCCGAACCCCACACATCGTAGGTGACCCGTGATCGACCTGCCTTCCCTTTTTTGGTCGTGACGAGCAGTACACCACCTGCCGCACGAGAACCATAAATGGAGGTAGAAGCGGCGTCTTTCAATACGTCAATAGACTCAATATCTGCCGGATTAATGTCTGCCAGCGGGTTGTTCGGGATATTATTAGATCCGATATTGCCGGTGTTGATCGGAATACCATCGACTACGACTAAGGGATAAGAACTTAGCGAAATCGAATTCACTCCCCTTACACGGATTACGGGTGGGTTATTAAGCAATCCATTGGGTAGTGATACACTCACCCCTGCCGCTTTCCCGACCAGCGCCTGATCGAAACTTTGCACCGGAATGTCTTTGATATCTTCTGAAGAGACACTAGCGGCAGCGCCGGTAAACTCACGTCTTTTCTGTGTACCATACCCGACGACAACGACTTCTTCTACTGAACTGCTTTTAGGAACAAGACGAACGGTATCGCCCGGATTGCGAATGGTCGCCGTTTGTTCTTGATATCCAACATACGATACTACCACGC is a window from the Sphingobacterium sp. lm-10 genome containing:
- a CDS encoding SusC/RagA family TonB-linked outer membrane protein — its product is MKNITMLGYTTGILIIFLCARPTSLQAQESPRTIVNASFRGVVVDAENRAPIEGATVTLYGVTHAVTTNRQGLFTFVTGQNLPARVVVSYVGYQEQTATIRNPGDTVRLVPKSSSVEEVVVVGYGTQKRREFTGAAASVSSEDIKDIPVQSFDQALVGKAAGVSVSLPNGLLNNPPVIRVRGVNSISLSSYPLVVVDGIPINTGNIGSNNIPNNPLADINPADIESIDVLKDAASTSIYGSRAAGGVLLVTTKKGKAGRSRVTYDVWGSAVRAARLPKLLNAQQYIDIKNEAVRNSKILSGNQDNPAVADALFFPQYDEAGNLVETNWYDHVYQTGYSHNHSLAISGANEKTQYYMSANFSDQEGFFARNKFERQGIRFNIEHKVNDWFSVGSNLNYNKTFNDAQNSGSLPGSQLFLIGGARLATALPPNVAAYNPDGSYNLSGTGLLGPGANRFTNTLYNPAALFDYSSYTTGNDHILGNIHAQLQLAPGLKFTSTYAVDRNLTTTKTYLSPNLGSSGFSNGGAVTNLSALRNNWNFINTLNYDRTFGEKHDIGLLLGYDIQQYDNDIWSASQNNAADPFFENFQGSWATISAAGGTLNEQFFRSTFFRGSYNYDRRYFLTANFRRDGNSALGANNKYGDFGGVSAGWSIFEEAFYSEGLSNALGDLRVRASWGKVGNGNLSAFQSLNLYSSALYGGVSTWNLSQAGNPNLGWETSEQTNVGLTFGLLRNKLHVDVDYFRNNVNGLILNAPQSPSKGIPGNSIATNVGSMYNRGLEVAIHGDLIRTENFSWNAGLNITHVKNRVTALAEGNSDIIGYTHTTTEANNITRVGYSVGSLYGALTDGVNPENGQRIFINRDGERVQYSAVVASGQSNWTYLDGTTAAPITVADYQVLGNALPTYYGGFNNNFRYKDFDATVNFTFAGGNKIMNGTRGTLLDQRFYNNATEVLNRWTAPGQETDIPRLVYNDVISNGSAGFSISDNAEKADFLRLQQVVLGYTFRPAAFARLGLSSIRVYGQASNLFLLTGYTGADPESSSNGNSATSMGVEKNSIGLGRTWSAGLNVSF